A window from Citrus sinensis cultivar Valencia sweet orange chromosome 5, DVS_A1.0, whole genome shotgun sequence encodes these proteins:
- the LOC127902719 gene encoding uncharacterized protein LOC127902719: MESNGSTKPVQFGLFEKLYPRVSFKDRTQYISKLLGLAELGQVIVFPYNPGAHWVLLAIDMVRRTTYYLDPLEGSPDEELMQIVNQGIRIHQSLNSDTKANVQWIPVKCPRQPSSFECGYYVMKYMQDIITNVNVLKNNFKGVEEYTVKDLSRLRDQWATYVAKLITAYNREVEKK; the protein is encoded by the exons ATGGAGAGCAATGGAAGTACTAAACCAGTTCAGTTTGGGCTTTTTGAGAAGCTATATCCAAGGGTCAGTTTCAAAGACAGGACTCAATACATTTCAAAACTGTTAGGCTTGGCAGAATTGGGACAAGTCATCGTATTCCCGTATAACCCTGG TGCCCACTGGGTGTTATTGGCAATTGATATGGTGAGACGTACAACCTATTACCTTGATCCTTTGGAAGGTAGTCCTGATGAAGAGCTAATGCAGATTGTCAATCA GGGGATTCGAATACATCAGAGTTTAAATTCTGATACAAAGGCCAATGTTCAATGGATACCTGTCAAG TGTCCGAGGCAGCCGAGCAGCTTTGAATGTGGTTACTATGTGATGAAATACATGCAAGATATCATCACAAATGTGAACgttctgaaaaataat ttcaagGGAGTTGAGGAATACACTGTCAAGGACCTCTCGCGACTTCGTGATCAGTGGGCTACATACGTTGCCAAGTTAATTACAGCCTACAATCGCGAG gtggaaaaaaaatga
- the LOC127902036 gene encoding probable disease resistance protein At4g14610: MVESIVTVVLEFVKCLAPPIERRLGYLRNYNANFRNLKAEIDKLKDESRSIQHRVSEAERKGEKIEEKVKKWLVSANNTIEQAAKFIDDEVTTNKRCLMGLCPNLKTRYRLSKKAETEEKGLVELKEEAGKFDDRISYRLILEERWVKSNKDYEAFESRLSTLEAMQTALIDVNVSIIGVYGMGGIGKTTLVKEFARRAIEDKLCDMVVFSEVTQSPDIKKIQEEIAKKLGLELSEEAESRRASTLHERLKNENKILVILDNIWKPLDLGTIGIPFGVEHRGCKLLFTTRDLDVLLRMGSEKNFSIGILNEQEAWRLFKIMAGDYVENRELKSTATSVAKACGGLPIALTTVAKALRKKELPVWKNALQELQTPSEASFDEGVPAEAYSTIELSYKYLREGFFARKLERFKISIGNESFMASLPVAKDWFRSRSHFLINNNRESLRELKLKLDFTDVRSMKLQAINKVEYLWLDKLQGVKNVLFDLDTNGLPQLKLLWVQNNPDFFCIVDSMEMVACDAFPLLESLTLHNLINMQRICIDRLKVESFNKLKTIKVENCDELSNIFWLSTAKCLPRLERVAVINCSKMKEIFAIGGEADVDNNDATEKIELAQLRSLSLGNLPEVTTFFRKLKTPSASPNTQGLQEELTSSCSNEINLETLLFNDKVVLPNLEALEISEINVDKIWHYNHLPIMLPHFQSLTRLIVWHCHKLKYIFLASMIRSFEQLQQLDIVNCRGLQEIISEDRVDHVTPRFVFQRVTTLTLQDLPELRCLYPGMHTLEWPALKFLVVSGCDKLKIFGADLSQNNEVDQLGIPAQRPLFLFEKVLPNLEELSLSGKDMKMILQADFPQHIFGSLKRLKIVDDDSASFPIWKVLERFRNLELLFLDHCLYEDVFSKEGCLEKHVGKLAMIKCIRLGYLNHLKQLSEQDSKLDSIFQHLEILKVHYCQNLLSLLPSSSVSFRNLTKLVAVGCKELIHLVTSSTAKTLVRLVTVQVYGCRAMTDVVINDKEGVEKEEIVFSKLKALILCDLESLTSFCSANYTFKFLSLEYLEVIGCPKMKIFTTGESSTPPRVTVSYGESGNQQRWANNDLNTTIQQLHAEKLLAGSSSIQYN, translated from the exons ATGGTGGAAAGCATTGTTACTGTTGTTTTAGAATTTGTGAAATGCTTGGCTCCTCCAATAGAACGCCGACTTGGTTATTTGCGTAATTATAACGCCAACTTTCGGAATCTCAAGGCAGAAATAGACAAGCTCAAGGATGAAAGCAGGAGCATTCAGCACAGAGTTTCTGAGGCtgaaagaaaaggagaaaagatTGAAGAGAAGGTTAAGAAGTGGCTGGTTAGTGCGAACAACACCATTGAGCAGGCAGCCAAATTCATTGATGATGAGGTGACAACAAATAAGCGATGTCTCATGGGCTTGTGTCCTAATTTGAAGACCCGCTATCGGCTTAGCAAGAAAGCAGAAACAGAGGAGAAGGGCCTTGTTGAACTCAAAGAAGAAGCTGGGAAATTTGATGATAGAATTTCCTACCGTCTTATTCTGGAGGAGAGATGGGTAAAGTCTAACAAAGACTACGAAGCCTTTGAATCAAGACTTTCTACCTTGGAGGCTATGCAAACTGCTTTGATTGATGTTAATGTCAGCATCATTGGGGTGTACGGCATGGGCGGCATTGGAAAGACGACACTGGTGAAGGAGTTTGCTAGGCGAGCCATTGAAGACAAGCTTTGTGATATGGTGGTTTTTTCGGAGGTTACCCAAAGTCCAGACATAAAAAAGATCCAAGAGGAAATTGCGAAAAAGCTAGGCCTAGAGTTGTCCGAGGAAGCTGAGTCTAGAAGAGCTAGTACACTACATGAAAGATTGAAGAATGAGAATAAGATCCTTGTGATTCTGGATAACATCTGGAAACCTCTTGATTTGGGGACTATTGGAATTCCTTTTGGAGTTGAGCACAGAggatgtaaattattattcacaACAAGAGATCTTGATGTGCTGTTAAGGATGGGATCTGAAAAAAACTTCTCGATTGGCATTTTAAATGAACAAGAAGCCTGGAGATTGTTCAAGATAATGGCTGGTGATTATGTTGAAAATCGTGAGTTAAAATCTACAGCAACAAGTGTAGCCAAGGCATGCGGAGGTCTGCCTATTGCCCTAACCACAGTAGCAAAGGCACTGAGAAAAAAAGAGCTGCCTGTGTGGAAGAATGCCTTGCAAGAACTCCAAACGCCTTCAGAGGCAAGCTTCGACGAAGGAGTACCAGCAGAGGCATACTCAACAATTGAGCTGAGTTACAAGTACTTAAGAG AAGGCTTTTTTGCCAGAAAACTGGAAAGGTTCAAAATATCTATTGGAAATGAGTCATTCATGGCTTCCTTGCCTGTTGCAAAAGATTGGTTTCGTAGTCGGTCGCACTTTTTGATCAACAATAATCGTGAGAGTTTAAGAGAATTGAAGCTGAAGCTTGATTTTACGGACGTCCGCTCCATGAAACTGCAAGCCATCAATAAAGTTGAATACTTATGGTTGGATAAGCTACAAGGTGTCAAGAATGTTCTTTTCGATTTGGACACAAATGGCCTTCCACAATTGAAGCTTCTCTGGGTTCAAAATAATCCTGACTTCTTTTGTATTGTGGACTCAATGGAGATGGTCGCTTGTGATGCCTTTCCTCTTTTGGAGTCACTTACTCTTCACAATTTGATCAACATGCAGAGGATATGTATTGATCGACTCAAAGTAGAGTCTTtcaataaactcaaaaccataaaagtagaaaattGTGATGAGTTGAGTAATATCTTCTGGCTCTCCACTGCAAAATGCCTTCCAAGACTTGAGAGAGTTGCAGTTATTAATTGCAGCAAGATGAAAGAGATTTTTGCAATTGGGGGAGAAGCTGATGTTGACAACAATGATGCTACTGAGAAGATAGAGTTGGCTCAATTAAGATCTTTGAGTTTGGGAAATCTTCCAGAGGTTACAACTTTTTTCCGTAAATTGAAGACTCCTTCAGCATCACCAAACACACAAGGGCTGCAAGAGGAATTGACAAGTTCTTGCTCCAACGAAATCAATTTGGAAACACTGCTTTTCAACGACAAG GTTGTGTTGCCTAACTTGGAGGCTTTGGAGATATCTGAAATTAATGTCGACAAGATTTGGCACTACAATCATCTTCCGATCATGCTTCCTCACTTTCAAAGTTTAACACGATTGATTGTGTGGCACTgtcacaaattaaaatacatatttttagcTTCTATGATCCGAAGCTTTGAGCAGCTCCAACAACTAGATATAGTGAATTGTAGGGGGTTGCAAGAGATCATTTCGGAAGACAGAGTAGATCATGTGACCCCTCGTTTTGTCTTTCAAAGGGTGACTACTCTGACGCTCCAAGATCTACCAGAACTAAGATGTTTATACCCTGGAATGCATACTTTGGAATGGCCTgcactaaaatttttagtgGTGTCTGGTTGTGACAAATTAAAGATATTCGGTGCAGATTTATCGCAGAATAATGAGGTTGATCAACTTGGTATTCCGGCACAACGGCCCCTATTCTTGTTCGAAAAG GTCTTACCCAACTTGGAGGAACTATCACTAAGCGGAAAAGACATGAAGATGATTTTGCAGGCTGATTTCCCACAACACATTTTTGGCAGTCTTAAACGACTAAAGATTGTTGACGATGACTCAGCTTCTTTTCCAATCTGGAAAGTACTTGAGAGATTTCGCAATCTTGAACTACTCTTCCTGGATCATTGTTTATACGAAGACGTATTTTCAAAGGAAGGATGCTTAGAGAAACATGTGGGGAAGTTGGCAATGATAAAATGTATACGGCTGGGCTACCTTAATCATCTGAAGCAGCTGTCTGAACAAGACTCCAAACTTGACTCCATTTTTCAACATCTTGAAATTCTAAAAGTGCATTACTGTCAAAATCTGTTAAGTCTATTGCCATCATCATCGGTATCTTTTCGGAACCTAACAAAACTGGTAGCTGTCGGTTGCAAGGAATTGATACACTTAGTAACATCCTCCACAGCGAAAACTCTGGTGCGACTCGTAACAGTGCAAGTATATGGATGCAGAGCAATGACAGATGTGGTAATAAATGACAAAGAAggagttgaaaaagaagagattGTTTTCAGCAAATTGAAGGCGTTGATTCTGTGTGATTTAGAAAGTCTCACAAGTTTCTGCTCGGCCAATTACACCTTCAAATTCCTATCTTTGGAATATCTGGAAGTGATTGGTTGTCCCAAGATGAAGATTTTCACTACAGGAGAATCAAGCACGCCTCCGAGAGTAACCGTCTCGTATGGGGAGTCAGGGAATCAACAGCGCTGGGCTAATAATGATCTTAACACAACCATACAACAATTACATGCTGAAAAG ctGTTGGCGGGGTCGTCGTCAATACAGTACAACTAG
- the LOC127902300 gene encoding uncharacterized protein LOC127902300, with product MTTKFEIEQLNMSNFSLWQIKRWAILRKNNCLEAIGERHTGIINDKWNEMDGNAIADLHMDGNAIDDLYLALANGVLSSVAEKKIAKASILEDENRHKNKEDMLKIVKALALATFEVLWITYLLKELQIPLLQTPVLNCDNKSAEALASNPRYHSKTENIELDIQKLNSRATLSKNTGILSGALLKLKTLAAATQFFLPHLRLSVEYRSGVADFLDFAILNAENRMSIRCPCTFCCNMEFHTPQQVKDHLFEKGFLPRYIVWTWHGETDSKSTFTNCEDHSHSQRFRCHDYSNIIDMVEDAYEHCDRDPSSFKDMLEDAEKPLYPGAKHSKLSSLMRLYNVKGNYGWSDKGFSALLEVLADILPNNNTLPMSMYEVKKTMKVLGLEYEKIHACPNDCILYRNEFADLAECPNCGASRLKRLFQSTQTAQNLTWHANKRIRDGKLRHPADSPAWQLIDNKWPKFAQEPRNLRLALSTDGVNPHSTLSTTYSCWPVILITYNLPPWLCMKRKFLMLSLLISGPKQPGNDLDVYLAPLIEDLKTLWDVGIDVYDSYRKETFNLRAVLMWTISDFPAYGNLSGCTVKGYYACPICGIDTCACWLPHSRKMSYMGHPRFLPLGHLFRKLKKIFNGKQEWNEPPKTLSGEEIFNMVEDIDIKFGKKKAKKRKHDGGGGGGGKTKDGINARKDLESLKIRGKLVPDETNKKNKVLPPAPYTLSKKEKKQFCETLLSVKVPDGYSSNVQNLVSMDDCRLQGLKSHDCHTLMQQFLPLAIRNCLPINVRTAIIRMCFFFNTLCCKVVDPNTLDQLQEELVITLCLLQQYFPPSFFDIMIHLTVHLVEQVRLCGPVYLRWMYPFERQMKTLKDYVRNRYRPEGCIVESYIAEEALAFCAEYLSNCDVIGLPTGCPTDLSIEKPLGGANIKVVDDPLLAQAHRCVLMNTPEIQIYIEEHMHYLASRNPYKQKQICGCKMNTYEHFLVAHDKANNVPIDEIVCWLANKPRSSVVTFSGYEINGFNFTTRDRDCNRVTQNSGVRVVANTLQISSSKDKSPHFGDMTFYGVIDEIWQLDYLMVKKTLFKCDWVDDRGVCTDNLGFTVVDLNRIGYKSDCFILACHAMQVFYVKDQLENNKSIVCSVTDKAYKLNGERCEDVDVFSPLSNKLPVCELDEKDDEGIYDRKDCDAIPIDIDLENQ from the exons atgacaACAAAGTTTGAAATTGAACAGCTCAACATGAGTAATTTCTCACTGTGGCAAATAAAAAGGTGGGCaattttgaggaaaaataattgcttagaagcaattggagaaaggcATACAGGAATCATTAATGACAAGTGGAATGAGATGGATGGCAATGCAATTGCTGATTTACACATGGATGGCAATGCAATTGATGATTTATACTTGGCACTTGCAAATGGGGTGTTATCTAGTGTTGCGGAAAAAAAGATAGCAAAGG CCTCTATTTTAGAGGATGAGAATAGGCACAAGAACAAGGAAGACATGCTGAAAATTGTGAAAGCCTTGGCTTTGGCTACCTTTGAAGTGCTTTGGATAACCTACTTGCTTAAAGAATTACAAATACCATTGCTTCAAACCCCGGTGCTTAATTGTGATAACAAGAGTGCAGAAGCATTGGCCAGCAATCCAAGATATCATTCCAAAACCGAAAACATTGAACTTG ATATTCAGAAATTGAACAGTCGTGCAACCCTG TCCAAAAATACAGGCATTTTAAGTGGTGCATTACTTAAACTCAAAACACTTGCTGCTGCGACTCAGTTTTTTCTGCCACATTTGAG ATTGTCTGTAGAGTATCGTTCTGGAGTTGCTGATTTCTTAGATTTTGCCATTTTGAATGCTGAAAATCGAATGTCAATTAGATGTCCTTGCACCTTTTGTTGTAATATGGAGTTTCATACTCCTCAACAAGTGAAGgatcatttatttgaaaaaggtTTTCTCCCAAGATATATTGTTTGGACTTGGCATGGTGAGACTGACTCTAAATCTACATTTACAAACTGTGAAGACCATTCACATAGTCAAAGATTTAGATGTCATGATTACAGTAATATAATTGACATGGTCGAAGATGCTTACGAGCATTGTGATAGAGATCCTAGTTCTTTTAAGGATATGCTTGAAGATGCTGAAAAGCCTTTGTACCCGGGTGCAAAACATTCAAAGTTATCTAGTTTAATGAGACTTTACAATGTGAAAGGGAACTATGGGTGGTCCGATAAAGGGTTTTCTGCTTTGTTAGAAGTCCTTGCTGATAttttgccaaataataatactctACCTATGTCAATGTACGAGGTTAAGAAAACAATGAAAGTGCTAGGCTTAGAGTATGAAAAAATACATGCATGTCCAAATGACTGCATTTTGTATAGGAATGAATTTGCTGATCTTGCTGAATGCCCAAATTGTGGAGCATCTAg GTTGAAAAGATTGTTTCAATCAACACAAACagctcaaaatttaacatggcatgctaataaaagaattagagatggcaaacTTCGCCACCCAGCAGACTCACCAGCCTGGCAACTAATTGACAATAAGTGGCCAAAATTTGCACAAGAACCTAGAAATCTCCGTTTAGCTCTCTCAACTGATGGGGTTAACCCACATAGTACACTTAGCACTACTTATAGTTGTTGGCCtgttatattaataacatataatcttcctccatggttgtgtatgaagAGAAAGTTTTTGATGTTGTCACTTTTGATATCTGGCCCTAAACAACCTGGAAATGATCTAGATGTATACCTAGCACCTTTGATTGAGGACTTAAAAACTCTATGGGATGTAGGTATTGATGTTTATGATTCTTATAGAAAAGAAACCTTTAATTTACGGGCTGTCTTGATGTGGACAATTAGTGACTTTCCAGCATACGGAAACCTCTCTGGTTGTACTGTTAAGGGCTATTATGCTTGCCCAATTTGTGGGATAGACACTTGTGCATGTTGGCTGCCACATAGTAGGAAAATGTCATATATGGGCCATCCCCGCTTTCTACCACTCGGTCACCTATTTCGGAAActgaaaaagatttttaatgGGAAGCAAGAGTGGAATGAGCCTCCTAAAACTTTGTCTGGTGAGGAAATCTTTAATATGGTGGAagatatagatattaagtTCGGGAAAAAGAAGGCCAAAAAGCGGAAACATGATggcggtggtggtggtggtg GCAAAACAAAAGATGGGATTAATGCTAGAAAAGATCTTGAGTCTTTGAAGATCAGGGGAAAACTAGTTCctgatgaaacaaacaaaaaaaacaaagtccTACCTCCAGCTCCTTATACTttgagtaaaaaagaaaaaaaacagtttTGTGAAACCTTGCTGAGTGTGAAAGTCCCTGATGGGTATTCTTCCAATGTCCAAAACCTTGTTTCAATGGATGATTGTCGACTTCAAGGCCTTAAGTCCCATGACTGTCATACTTTGATGCAACAATTTCTACCACTAGCCATTCGAAACTGTTTGCCTATAAATGTGAGAACGGCCATAATCAGGAtgtgcttcttttttaatacattgTGCTGTAAAGTGGTAGATCCTAATACTCTTGACCAATTGCAAGAGGAACTTGTAATCACTTTATGCTTACTGCAGCAGTACTTCCCACCTAgcttttttgacataatgatCCATTTAACAGTCCACTTAGTTGAACAAGTTAGGTTATGTGGGCCTGTTTATCTTCGATGGATGTATCCTTTTGAGAGACAAATGAAAACTCTCAAGGATTATGTTCGTAATCGCTACCGCCCTGAGGGTTGTATTGTAGAAAGTTATATTGCAGAAGAAGCACTTGCATTTTGTGCTGAGTACCTCTCAAATTGTGATGTTATTGGGCTGCCTACTGGTTGTCCAACTGATTTATCTATCGAAAAGCCTTTGGGAGGTGCAAACATAAAGGTGGTTGATGATCCTTTGTTGGCACAAGCACACCGGTGTGTTCTAATGAACACCCCTGAAATCCAAATATATATCGA GGAGCATATGCATTATTTGGCATCAAGAAACCCCTATAAGCAAAAACAAATCTGTGGTTGCAAAATGAACACATATGAACATTTTCTG gtGGCACATGATAAAGCAAATAATGTGCCGATTGACGAAATAGTGTGCTGGTTAGCAAACAAACCACGCTCAAGCGTGGTGACCTTCTCTGGCTACGAGATAAATGGCTTCAATTTTACAACGAGGGACCGGGACTGTAATCGTGTGACCCAAAATAGTGGTGTTAGGGTTGTTGCTAACACTCTACAGATTTCAAGctcaaaagataaaagtcCTCATTTTGGAGACATGACATTTTATGGAGTCATTGATGAGATTTGGCAGCTTGATTATCTAATGGTTAAAAaaacacttttcaagtgtgATTGGGTAGATGATAGAGGGGTTTGCACTGACAATTTAGGTTTCACTGTAGTTGATTTAAATCGGATTGGCTATAAATCTGATTGCTTTATTCTGGCTTGTCATGCAATgcaagtattttatgtaaagGACCAGCTagagaataataaatcaatagttTGTTCAGTGACCGACAAAGCTTATAAGTTAAATGGGGAAAGATGTGAAGACGTGGATGTATTTTCTCCATTATCTAACAAACTTCCAGTATGTGAGTTGGATGAGAAAGATGATGAAGGAATTTATGACAGAAAAGATTGTGATGCTATTCCAATAGATATTGATTTAGAAAATCAGTGA
- the LOC127902299 gene encoding uncharacterized protein LOC127902299: protein MADDVEFTLPELDGRPRRRKQTKKKGLQKQEVSHEAAIEYNSYGVPVGKGRNDLRSYIGVIVRETISILLDDWRRVPLEMKETLWVHFQKKFKLSLKCKSQVLKWMGVASRNFRCELATEFVLPNKDDRKSLRLPPIEYPSIKKEDWKLFVDKVLSEQFQEKSKKAKDKRAKNVYNHRLGSTGYGGMLYRKVSVVIWSNYSNISNLMRII, encoded by the exons ATGGCTGACGATGTTGAGTTCACTCTTCCGGAGCTCGACGGAAGACcaaggagaagaaaacaaacaaaaaaaaaaggtttgcaAAAACAAGAAGTTAGTCATGAAGCTGCAATTGAGTACAATTCTTATGGTGTTCCGGTTGGTAAGGGAAGAAATGATCTTAGGAGTTACATTGGAGTCATTGTACgtgaaacaatttcaattttacttgATGATTGGAGGCGTGTGCCACTGGAGATGAAGGAAACTTTGTGGGTTCATTTTcag aaaaaattcaaattgagcTTGAAATGCAAAAGCCAAGTATTAAAGTGGATGGGGGTTGCATCAAGAAACTTTCGTTGTGAACTGGCAACTGAATTCGTTCTACCTAACAAGGACGATCGAAAGTCACTAAGGTTGCCTCCTATTGAATATCCaagcattaaaaaagaagattggAAACTTTTTGTTGACAAAGTTTTGTCTGAACAATTTCAG GAAAAAAGTAAGAaggcaaaagacaaaagagcaAAGAATGTCTACAACCATCGCTTGGGTAGCACAGGATATGGTGGCATGTTGTATAGAAAAGTAAGTGTGGTAATATGGAGTAATTACAGTAACATAAGTAATCTAATGCgtataatataa